One genomic window of Acidobacteriota bacterium includes the following:
- the folP gene encoding dihydropteroate synthase — MRQRFRLQLPHGTLELGRKTLIMGILNVTPDSFYDGGAYLRTDEAIEHGLQLEDQGADLVDVGGESTRPDRPGSVSATDELRRVVPVIEQLAKRLTVPISVDTYKSEVAHSALAAGASVVNDISGLRFDPDMAACAAAAGAAMVLMHSRGSPQRLHGLPALKRPLQSVLSGLRHSVKKAHRAGIPSNRIILDPGLGFGKGVEDNLLILRRLEVLKRFQLPILVGPSRKSFIGNLLNLPVEQRLLGSLASTAVAVIQGAHIIRVHDVEETRQVVQMCDAIMGFSA, encoded by the coding sequence AATGTCACCCCCGACTCCTTCTACGATGGCGGCGCCTACCTGCGAACCGATGAGGCGATCGAGCACGGTTTGCAACTGGAAGACCAGGGAGCGGACCTGGTGGATGTGGGAGGGGAATCGACCCGTCCGGACCGTCCCGGTTCAGTCTCCGCAACCGACGAGTTACGGAGGGTTGTCCCGGTCATTGAACAGTTGGCCAAGCGTCTGACCGTCCCGATCTCGGTGGATACCTACAAGTCCGAAGTCGCTCACAGCGCGCTCGCTGCCGGCGCCTCGGTGGTCAACGATATCAGCGGGCTGCGCTTCGACCCCGACATGGCCGCCTGCGCCGCCGCGGCCGGCGCCGCCATGGTGCTTATGCACAGCCGAGGCAGCCCGCAGCGGCTCCATGGACTGCCCGCACTCAAGCGGCCCCTGCAGTCTGTGCTGTCGGGCCTGCGGCATTCGGTGAAAAAGGCTCACCGGGCCGGAATCCCCAGCAATCGGATCATCCTGGACCCCGGGCTGGGATTCGGAAAGGGCGTGGAAGACAATCTCTTGATTCTGCGGCGACTGGAGGTTCTGAAACGGTTTCAGCTACCCATACTGGTGGGGCCCTCCCGAAAATCATTTATCGGCAACCTGCTGAACCTGCCGGTAGAGCAAAGGTTACTGGGAAGCCTGGCCAGCACAGCCGTCGCCGTGATCCAGGGAGCGCACATCATTCGCGTTCACGACGTTGAGGAGACCCGCCAGGTGGTCCAAATGTGTGATGCTATAATGGGATTTTCCGCCTAG